From the genome of Papaver somniferum cultivar HN1 chromosome 2, ASM357369v1, whole genome shotgun sequence, one region includes:
- the LOC113347489 gene encoding sulfate transporter 1.3-like yields the protein MGFTNEKEEKSAETDKGNPPNVYKVGVPRQPDLMKEFTGGMKETFFSDDPFRQFKGQSSSRKFILAIQFVFPIFQWGRDYNLTKFKGDIISGLTIASICIPQDIGYARLANLEPQYGLYTSFVPPLIYAFMGSSRDIAIGPVAVVSLLLGSLLQDEIDPIAHPLEYRRLAFTATFFAGVTQATLGVLRLGFLIDFLSHAAIVGFMGGAAITIALQQLRGFLGIKKFTKKTNIISVMRSVWGNVHHGWNWQTILIAAVFLSFLLFAKYLGKKNKRLFWVSAIAPLISVVLSTSFVYITRADKVGVQTVKYIQPGINPSSAEEIYFSGDYVLKGFKIGVVAGIIGLTEAVAIGRTFASMKDYQLDGNKEMVALGAMNIVGSMSSCYVATGSFSRSAVNYMAGCQTTVSNIIMSCVVLLTLLFLTPLFKYTPNAILSSIIISAVIGLIDYEAALLIWKIDKFDFVACLGAFLGVIFASVEIGLLIAVSISFAKILLHVTRPRTVLLGRLPQTTVYRNIAQYPDASKIPGVLIVRVDSAIYFSNSNYVKERILRWLADEEDYLNANGLPRIDFLIVEMSPVIDIDTSGIHALEELYRALQKKDVKLGISNPGHLVIDKLHASTFADLIGEENIFLSVWDAVLTYAPKMVDEA from the exons ATGGGTTTCACaaatgagaaagaagaaaaatcagcAGAGACGGATAAGGGAAACCCACCTAATGTTTACAAGGTGGGAGTGCCCCGTCAACCGGATCTAATGAAGGAATTTACTGGTGGAATGAAAGAAACGTTCTTCTCTGATGATCCATTTCGCCAATTCAAGGGACAATCTAGTTCGAGAAAGTTCATCTTAGCAATCCAATTTGTTTTCCCCATTTTCCAATGGGGAAGAGATTATAACTTAACTAAATTCAAAGGAGATATTATTTCCGGACTCACCATTGCTAGCATCTGCATTCCACAG GATATCGGATACGCAAGGCTCGCAAATCTTGAGCCGCAGTATGGGCTGT ACACCAGCTTTGTGCCACCACTAATTTACGCATTCATGGGAAGTTCAAGAGATATTGCCATTGGACCAGTAGCCGTAGTGTCTCTGTTACTCGGGTCTTTGCTACAAGACGAGATTGATCCTATCGCGCATCCTCTGGAGTATCGTCGACTTGCCTTTACTGCGACTTTCTTCGCTGGAGTCACTCAAGCCACGCTAGGTGTTCTGAG ACTAGGTTTCTTAATTGATTTTCTATCACATGCTGCCATTGTTGGATTCATGGGAGGGGCTGCCATTACAATTGCTCTTCAGCAGCTTAGAGGTTTCCTTGGAATAAAAAAATTCACAAAGAAGACGAATATTATCTCCGTTATGCGATCTGTATGGGGCAACGTACATCATGGA TGGAATTGGCAGACTATACTCATTGCAGCAGTATTCTTGAGTTTCCTTCTATTCGCCAAGTACTTG GGAAAGAAGAACAAGAGATTATTTTGGGTGTCTGCTATAGCCCCTCTGATCTCTGTTGTCCTGTCCACTTCTTTTGTGTACATTACACGTGCTGATAAAGTTGGCGTTCAAACT GTAAAGTATATACAGCCAGGTATAAATCCATCATCAGCGGAAGAAATTTATTTTAGCGGTGATTATGTCCTCAAAGGTTTCAAGATAGGTGTTGTGGCTGGTATCATAGGTCTTACG GAAGCTGTAGCTATTGGAAGAACCTTTGCATCCATGAAAGACTATCAATTAGATGGAAACAAAGAAATGGTGGCACTAGGTGCGATGAACATTGTTGGTTCAATGTCATCTTGCTACGTTGCCACCG GTTCGTTCTCTCGTTCGGCTGTGAATTACATGGCTGGATGTCAAACTACTGTCTCCAATATCATCATGTCTTGCGTGGTTTTACTGACCCTCTTATTTCTCACACCTCTATTTAAGTACACTCCCAACGCCATTCTATCCTCCATCATTATTTCTGCCGTGATAGGCCTAATAGATTATGAGGCAGCATTACTCATTTGGAAGATCGATAAATTTGACTTTGTTGCCTGTTTGGGAGCTTTCCTGGGTGTTATCTTTGCTTCGGTTGAGATTGGCCTATTAATCGCG GTCTCGATATCGTTCGCGAAAATCCTCTTACATGTGACAAGGCCACGAACTGTGTTACTTGGAAGGCTACCCCAAACAACCGTTTACAGAAATATTGCACAGTATCCAGATGCCAGCAAAATTCCTGGCGTTCTTATTGTGAGAGTTGATTCAGCAATCTACTTCTCAAATTCTAACTATGTCAAGGAGAG GATCCTAAGATGGTTGGCAGATGAGGAAGATTATCTGAATGCAAATGGCCTACCAAGAATTGACTTCTTGATTGTGGAGATGTCTC CTGTCATTGATATTGACACCAGTGGTATCCATGCTCTGGAGGAATTGTATAGGGCTCTCCAGAAGAAAGATGTTAAG CTTGGTATATCAAATCCTGGTCATTTGGTAATTGACAAACTCCACGCGTCGACATTCGCAGACCTTATCGGAGAGGAGAATATTTTCCTTAGTGTTTGGGATGCTGTCTTAACCTATGCTCCCAAAATGGTAGATGAAGCGTAA